ATCTACCAATTTGCGTCAACTCATTAAAAGATCAAACCATTGCTTCAGGCTTGGCCTGTGGAAGAAAGCAAACAAGTCCATAGCATGCATGTGAGAATAAACAAACAGATTTAAGAGTAACTTCAACATCAAACTCCTGCAGTTCTTACAGTAACATAAAAGAGTCCATTAAATTCATGTGGCTTACCTTTTGAAGAGCAACTTGAGTGAAAATGGCAGTGTTCCAAAAATCTCAGTGCCAGTAATATCAAACTTTGATCGTAAGTCAAAATAGGGGCTCATCTCCTTAAAACACATAGTCAATCCAGTAGGAAAGGCCTTCAAGCTCATCACACTTACCTGCTACTCTTGGCACACCACCAAATTTTTAATAGCTAAAATTATGCTGCCTTAATGTAAAGTTTGATAAAAACTAGAACTTCAGTCGATaggataaaagaaaagaaccaaaTAACACAAACAGAAGGAGCCAGGTGGCCAGAGATGAAAGGGAGATACCTAACCAAAACTAAGAGTTTCATCATTAAAAGTTTTAGATTTTCTAAAACTTTATTTTGGTGGTTTTGGTGGATTGTCTTTTTTTGGAGATTAAGACTTTGAAGGAAGTCTCCAAATTAGTATCTTATTTAGGATTGTAGGGAAGCTTTGGtagaaatataatttaatttgattcattttttaatttataattttgcaTATTTCTTAGTCGGTCCTTTTTAAGTATTGAATTCTTTCTTTActtgaatatttttattttttatttttttttcaattttttctgaTTTGGAGTTTTCAAAGACACCCCAATCCCCTCATTCTAATCATCtttgcataataaaattattCATTGTTTGTGTGAGGTTGTTCATTTCTCTATGTGAGATAATTTATCCCTCAAGTTGCATCAAGTGGTACCATTTTCTTTGTGTGAATTTCGATCTGTTTTCCTAGTACATTAATACCCTCTCTAACAATAAATGTAACTATAAATCCAACTTCCATCAAAATAGCATATAGACGTGTACAATATGTTAACTAATCAGTAAAAAGGTTCTGATAGTGTAAAGGATTCTCAACCTGACACCAATTCTGACATTGTCCTTTAGGGATCACATGATTCTTAACAAAGAATTGATTGGTGTAATCTTCTTTTTCTTTAATTCAACGACCACCGGTCTATCTCCTCACTTCTCCTTCACCATCTTTTCCCCCATCTGTTCTCATCTTTCTTATTTAGTCTCCAAATGCCTCTTTGTTCTTCACCTTCTCCACTTTTCTATTATTTCCAGCGGTTTGATCTGGcattcccttcttcctctttgttacATATTGCTCCAGTGGCATCTGTCTGGCCCGCCTTGATAATCTGTGTTCCTTGGTCCCTTCTCTTCTCCACAAGTTGTTGCAAAGCCTCTGTGGTTCTGCATCTTCTTACCTCTGATAGATAAAGAGAAACCCCAACAAAGAAGCCGAATCAAGTACCCTAGAATTTAGAGAACCACCGCAGATATGAGATCTAAGATCATTCTCTATCCACAATCTCACCCACAATAATATGAATCACATCATCTATCAATAATTGTGTTCCATGCAAAGGGCACCCTAGTAATTCAAATTGCCATAGGTTTCTTAGTAAAAGCCTATTGAAAGTAATCTAAAGAATTGAACTGAACAAGTTACTTGGCAATGTAGTTTCCTCCTCCTTGCCACTTCCTACACCTAAATGCCAAGTAGGCAAGTAGGCCTCAATTGTTTTCAATCATATCCAACATTAAATCACCAGAATGATTGATTGGTGTAATCTTCTTTTTCTTTAATTCAACGACCACCGGTCTATCTCCTCACTTCTCCTTCACCATCTTTTCCCCCATCTGTTCTCATCTTTCTTATTTAGTCTCCAAATGCCTCTTTGTTCTTCACCTTCTCCACTCTTCTATTATTTCCAGCGGTTTGATCTGGcattcccttcttcctctttgttacATATTGCTCCAGTGGCATCTGTCTGGCCCGCCTTGATAATCTGTGTTCCTTGGTCCCTTCTCTTCTCCACAAGTTGTTGCAAAGCCTCTGTGGTTCTGTATCTTCTTACCTCTCATAGATAAAGAGAAACCCCAACAAAGAAGCTGAATCAAGTACCCTAGAATTTAGAGAACCACCGCAGATATGAGATCTAAGATCATCCTCTATCCACAATCTCACCCACAATAATATGAATCACATCATCTATCAGTAATTGTGTTCCATGCAAAGGGCACCCTAGTAATTCAAATTGCCATAGGTTTCTTAGTAAAAGCCTATTGAAAGTAATCTAAAGAATTGAACTGAACAAGTTACTTGGCAATGTAGTTTCCTCCTCCTTGCCACTTCCTACACCTAAATGCCAAGTAGGCAAGTAGGCCTCAATTGTTTTCAATCATATCCAACATTAAATCACCAGAATGGACGCCTGGTGTCCAACTAACTTTTCTGTCTGTAAAATGGTTTGATATAAAGAAGAGTTGAATTGAAATTTAGATACAGATAGAAACAGCATGGTGTAATGGATTTAGACATAACAAGGGTTTAAAGACCAAGAAATAGAAGGTGATTGAACTAAGAAATAGGGGAAATAAAGAATGTTAGAGAAGCCAAATTTGTCAAAGTGCAAGTTGAACAAGACAAAAGATGCATACCTACCACCAAGCAACAGTTCTAATTTCAGAGGAGGTCCTGCTGCAGTggaagagaaatacaaagaatTAGAAGTATGACCCTGTTGCCGGTCCTCCAGAATCAACCAGTCATTCATGAATATCCTTTTGGAGACTCAATTGAAACAATTTAGGCAAATTCAAATTTGTACTGAAGCAAACATAGCACATGGCATTAAAGCTCATTGTGTTGATATTAAAAATCAAGGACCTAAATCACAATAGCTAATGTTATGTACCAAGGAGCTATGAAAATTGCTTACCAAAATCAAGCTTGGATAGTACAGGAAGAAGATCTAAGCATCACACCACCTAAAGAAAAACAAATAGTTTTTttactattaatttttttatttttatttttcattcttttGCTCAATGAGCGGTTTGTCCATTCTCAGGACCCAGCCCATACAACACACCTGCATACCTCTCAGTAGAGCCACTAAAAAATGACTCCTTCAATTTCCTGAAAGCGCAAGAAGTTAGCAGGCTATCAGAACCGGCCTGGTGGCATATTCCAACTCTTTCTAATTCAAGCAATTCGGCAAGCTTATTTAGGCCCCCATGGAGGCTGTTGCAGAACTTCATGAGGTGTTTGACATCGTACACGGTTGGGAAGTAGATCCTGATCAAATTGAAGAAGCCCACTTGGGTGTCGGGGAGGTGCTGGCAAGTGAGCACCTTGAGAAGGTAACCGAAATCATAGCCGCTGTGGAATGTGACCCAATGAACGGAGTCATTAAGCACGATCCCGGACGACATGAGGAGCTCACCAAACCGCTGGGCGTCGATCCCTTCCTCGCTGTTCCTCTCGAAGTCGATGCCGCTCTGCCGGAGGAGTTCGATGGAGTCGGTAGAGAAGACGTCGCACTGCAAGTCGAACTCGCGGAAATTGAACTGCCAGACGCAGCCACGGCTGCTGCCGCAGGTCGGGAGGTTGCCGCGTTCGTCGGAGAAGGTGAGACCGAGCTGGATGAGCTTGAGCACGTCGACGTTGGCCTTGAGAGTGGCGTAGTTGAAGTCGGCACTGCTGCGGAAGGTGCCGAGGGGGCGGCAGACGATGCCGGGGAACTCGGTGTCCATGGCGACGTAGGGGAAGTCATCCACCACCTCGCGGATTAGGGCGAACTCTGCCTCGAGATTATCGGCCCACACCTCGCGGATCTGGACAGTCTCCGTCTTCGGAAGGATCGCCGACATCGCACCGGCGTCAATCGGAATGAAATCCCTAATCGGGGGATTGACCTCGAACCGAACCATATCGGGGGAGACCGGAGAAAAAACGTGGGCTGATTGGAGAGAGGCGGATCGAGAGGCCACTGATCCAATAACCCGAAAGGGCTCCGGAGAGAATGAGGCGCCGTGGCATGCTCTGATTGAAGAATCGAAAAGGCATATTCTTAGTTACCATGTTTTAACAATTAACTAATAGAACTTTAATATCacaataaatttattattagttTTTTCGATTTTTTTACCCAAATGAGCAGTAGGGTTTCtttatttacttaaaaaaaacaccttagctttaaaattattttatttactaaaaaaaaagtactttaattttaaaacaatcAAAAACAACATGAAAAATAGTGTTATTCCTTCCTTTTCTAaccttagctttaaaattatttttatttactaaaaagatactttaattttaaaactatcaaaaataacataaaaaatagTATTATTCCTTCCTATTCTATCAACCTCCTAAAGTCTCCATCTCTCATCGTTTTTTAATGCATTCTCTCTCTATAAGATTAAAAAGAATATAATATATTTTCATATTAGGTTAATCATTGGATCTGATAttggaccatatcaggcccaacgtaaatctaatatttttcatattaGGTCCAGCGTGGATTTGATATAGTCTAATATTCGACCAGTCTAGGTATGATATTTTCTATATCAAGCCTACACTAGACCTACTATTTTCTCATATCATATATATTGATATTGATATGGAAAATATCAGATCCACACTAGGTCTGATATTTTTCTATATCAGATCCATGCATTGAAAAATAGAGTGAGATTTAGGAGTGAGCGAGAGAGGTAGGAAgggaataaaattattatttctaattatttgaaTAGGAGGTCTAAGTCTAAGAAAAAGAATCATATACATGTAATGATACTGAATTCAATTGAGAAAAAAAACATTATTAGTAATATTGATAGTTACCTTTGTTTTGAAGCCCATATTAATAGTTATATTTCAAGTAGTGGCAACAATTATGgtgaaaattatatttataattttatttgtactgaaaataaaaatagtaatgaaAATGATCGATCTAGAATATTAGATGGGCCCAAaagaataataaacaaatatataGAAAAGTTTAACTTTTAGTTAAACTAAATTCAATCAAATAGGctagaataaaaaatatatttttccttagggtatttttgttttaGTATTCTATTCTAAGTGTTTACTCTATAATTCTTAttcttatttattaattagttatcaacttgaatttttaaatgtttactcTATATTCATATTTGTTAAATTAGTTGCCTAACTTGATTATTTTTTACATAATTTATCCAAATTTATGTACTATTTAATTTGTTTTGGATGTCTCTTAAATCACaattttagaataatttattTATACTTGTTTTTGCCCTCAACTCGTAGTTCAATCCAAGCTTACCACGATCCAATCGACATGGATCATAGTCTAGATGGATTGGCCATAACTCGTCTGGACCCATCTTTAAATGCGTTAATAAAATTTCAACTCAAACGGTTTaaattatttgataagataaattAACCCAACAATCACAATCCAAATTAActattatataatttaaatttcatattatccAAATCACATATACAATTTTAGAAATACTCAAATCACCAATCCAATAACTATTTTTGCTTTATTTGCTCACTTTATCAATTGCTACAGTTGAATAAAATTCCATCACCATAAATAATAACTTTAGTCTATTGTTACACTATAAgaatctattaaaaaaaaattgaaaaaatgattaaaaatcttttatgataaaaaaatttctattctTAATATGAGAGTAGATCTCTTGGTCCACAGAAAAGTGGATCAAGGATAGACCACTCTTAATTACGGTCGGATTGTAATTGTAATCCGGTCGTAATTAGTTGCGATCCATCTTTCGATTTATCGTTCTCACCATGTTATAATTTGAGTTGGAACGGGCGGTCGGAATGGGCGGCCAGAGGCTGCCCTTGCTCAGCGTATGAAAATCTTAACACTTGCACACTTCCGACGATCGGACCGGTGACCTCCGGGCCGCCTCTGGCTGCTCGTTCCAACTCAAACTATAACCTGATGGGGGCGATGAACCCAGGAAAGAATCACAACCAATTACGGTCAGATTGTGGCCAAGATCCGGCTGTAATTAGGAGTGGTCCATTCCCTGGTCCACTTTTTTATGGACTAGAAGATCTGGTCAATATGGtgtatcaaattaatatttgaatatatatatatatatatatatatataatcaggagaacaagATGAGCACATAGGATCTTAttccatgtcattccgagctctcaaGACCAATTAGTCGGTTTCAGTCAAAATCgattgatgaacctagagagttCGGAATGGCGTGGAATAAGATTTTATATGTTCgtttagttctcctgattatatccatattctcaaaaattatttttatatgttaTATTGAGAGTattaattttttgaatatgaatgtgTCTGGAAAATCTGATTAGTATTCAAAAATTTACTGCTTTCAATATAGTGTATCAAATTAGTATTTCAGAGCATTGATATAATCAAGAAAACTATACGAGCATTTAAGTTCTGATTCCATGTCATTTAAGCTCTCTAGGCCTAtcagctgatttcgaccaaaatcAATGAATGAACCTATATATCTCAGAATGATATGGAACAAGTTTTTGTGTGCTCGTCTAATTCTTATAATTATATCTatgcaaatatcaatttgataaagcatacaacaacaacaatcaagcctttcccactaggtgaggtcggctgtatgaattcttttatgtcattgagctctatctcctattatatcatcatctatatttaaataaattttatcttattttattattgctaaccaagtcttttttggtcttcctctttcttgtttgatatgaatatttattatagtttcacatcgtttaactggagcatttattggccatctaagtacatgtccgtaccatcttaaacgtgtctctcggagttttttctcaatagatacaattccgactttctctctaatactctcatttcttattatgctctcatttcttattttattcatcctcgtatgtctacacatccaccttaacatcctcatctctgcaactctcatcttctgctcatgtgctcgagtcatagcccaactagggatgtaaacgagccgaacagtattaggctcgagtttgactcgtttaagttatattcgggctcgagctcggctcgttttagaattatcaaactCGTGAACAGTTCGAGCTTGGCTCGTTATTATcttgattatcaaagttaacgagcttaactcgttaagcgagctcgagcTCATTTTTGGGCTTGTTTAAAGctcgtttttggctcgttttagaactcgttttttggctcattttaaagctcattttaagactcgttttagagctcatttttttggctcgttttagagctcattttttggctcagtttaaggctcgttttaaggctcgtttttttggctcgcgagcctataaatgaacatgtttgcgagctcacgagccggatatccttaagctcgagctcggctcgataagataaacgaacgaacttgaacgagctttttaccgaatcgagctctgaatagctcgcgaactgtttggttcatttacatccctaagcccaacattcagctccatataacatagcaggtctaattacgattttatagaacttacctttaagtttaagaggtactttacggtcacataaaacactcgacgctctcctccatttcacccatcctgcttgtattctatgttagacatctctcttaatccctccatcattttgcaaaaatgatcctaaatatttaaagctaaCTCGTCCctttctatcttaacaattgtctaatattactaaacttaaattccatatattatgTCTTTACTCTTTACTTCTAGTGTTTTCtttcaagattctagtttagcatttactccttcacgtgtttcatctaccaaaataatatcatctcaaGAAAcactataattttatattaaattatatGAAATCAAAAAGATAAGGACTTTCAAGTTCTCTTAAATTGCCCATAAGATTCTAATTTAATTCTTTAGCATCGGTCGTTACATTcttatacatatccttaattagttcaatatatgttatgctaacacctctcttttctaaaattctccatataatttctcttgaaacTCTATCATaggctttttctaagtcaatgaataccatgtgtagatcttgtttttgctcccgatatttttcaattaattgtctaagaagatgtatagcttctattatcgaccttccaagcatgcacccaaattgattttctatcattgtgatctccttccttaatcttttttctattatttttttcccaaagtttcatagtatgactcattagtttaatacccctatagtttgtacaattttgtacgtctcccttgttcttatataagggaattaaagtacttatcctccattgatctgatatattttttgttttcaatatcatgttaaataattttgtaagccattcaataccttgtttccctaagcactttcatacctctatcggaatatcatctggtccaacaacttttccattgtgcatctcatttaaagtttgttttacttctgaagtttgaattctacgataaaaattaaaatttcatgctcatttgacctacttaaattacctaagttagtTTGTtacctaaactttcattaaaaagttaatgaaaatacCTTTTTCGTCgtttttttatttctccatcgtttactaataccctattacattcatctttaatacattttatttgactaagatctcttgttttcctttctctcactttagctattttataaatgtctattttcccttcttttgtatccaatttttgatataaccgttcaaaatttttattttttgcttcactcactattttcttagcttctttcttgactattgtatattttttttaagttttcctcatttttataaatatataattccttataagctattcgtttttccttcactttcttttGTACTTTTTCATTCTACCACCAAGATTTTTTagttagtggtgcatgtccctttgactcaccgagtacactcttagctattattttcaactttgatgtcatcttatcccatgttgtattagagttatcgtatatttcacctaatgcttgtacttgtactttcttcttaaatatatttcgctttccatcctttaacttccaccacttaattctaggaattgtatatattttctttctattgatactatgtttgagacgtatatccaacactactatcttatgttgggtagttaagctttctctagggatgactttgcaatctttacaaatctttctatccttcttcctaaccataaaaaagtcaatttatgatttattatttccacttttgaatgtgactaagtgttcttctttttttctttaattaagaacaataaatttttaatcataatttttttaattatatttttttaaaaaaggtttttaattttttactatgaTGTAGTAATCGATTAAACTTTCATTGTCATCTAATTTTACCGAATTTATTGGTACATTATAGTGAGTAAGCAAATGTGAACGAGTGGACGGGGCAAAATCAGTGTCAAATAGTTGATTTAGATATTTTCAAAGTTCACTACTTTATTTGGATAGTATGAAACTTATTATACTACATGGTTaagtaaatataaaattattttatatataaatttttaattgattttttttgtaTATATTATAGTTATTATGGGGTAATAAGGGTATtttttagatgaaaaatataGTGGGTACTATTTTGAAAATATGTTAACGTCACCAATGCGGGCAGTTGGGAACCCAACCACGGAAATGGTAGAGCACCTCGATGACATGCTTTGGAATGCGAAAGCGCCACCGCCCAGAGCGACAAAGCAGTGCCGGCCACGGGCGAAGGCCACCGCCTTTGCCATCTCTCTATATCCCTGGTCTCACATGTCGGAATCCGTTGGCGCGGGCTTCATGTGATGCTTCGGCCGGGCGGAAGCCAAACGGTTGAGATCCATTCCGCTTTTTAGTCGAGGCATTCAATTCCTTCATGTGCTCCAGCTTCATTCGTCTCTTTTCCTCACCCTTTTCTGTCTCGATCTTTGCGAGCTCCAACTTGGGTGCTTCAGGTGTTTATTTCTTCCCGCGAACCGGCGGTGGCGGTCAAGGAAGAGTGGGGGCTGATATTTCCGGTTGCTTCCGGTATGTGCTCGGACTCGATGTTTGTTCTTATGGTGTGTTGGTAGGGATGTGAATGGCTCTACGTGAGTCTTCATACCAACAGTCCATTTGCTGTATGATGAAAGAGGGGGAAAAATGCAGGTTGAATTTGTTCCCATTATGGTCGAACATGTGCAAAAATTCCTTTGTTAAGAAAAAACCTCATTTTTTGTTttctatataaatttaaatttactagatttttgaattttgtggCATTTGTGATTAACTAGGAAATGTGAGATGGAGTCCTTCTTTCCTGGCGATCTCTGGATGATTGGTGTTGGATGCCCACTTTCTCTTTGCATGGCGGTTGATGAAACCTTGGTCTTAAAACATTACCCATCATAGTTAGCATTCAAGGCTTATCTAGCTTCTACAATTAAAGGTGAAGCTTTAGTGTTATTTTTAGCAGTCATCTCAAGAATGGCTACAGTCCCAGCATTGACCACCTTCAGAACCATATGCATTTGACCAACTGCATACATTTGCAGAGCCACATGCACCACGGCACCCCCTACTTTCCAGAGAGATCCCTCAAGAGGGATCTCCTTATGCTCCAGAAATCTAAGTATCTGAAAGATCCCTCCACCAGGCCTGCTTCACGCTCTCCTTATTTTGTGGCCAATTTTGCTAGGGAAGCTGCAAAAGGTGGTTCAAAGAATGGTAGGAGGAAGTCTATAGGAGCCAACCGTGTAAGAGAGGTTGGCCAATCATTCAAAATGTCACCACTTTTTGGGTGCATTGCAACCGCAAAGGTTGCTGCTGATGAAGCAGCCAACGAATATGATTTTGAGCAAAGAGATAGGATCACTAAGACAAGTAAAGAGGAAGATATGACTAGAAGTTGGGAGAGTGATATTTCCTCTGGAAATCAGGTTTCTCTGTGGGGCATGCCACACAAAGATGTAGAGTTAGTGAATAGGGAACTCAATAAGCAAACAAAAGATCAGATTCTTCACCCAAAGGTACTCCTAGAGAATTTGGAAGAAGTTTCCTATCTGGCAGGAAACTTTTGCCGGAAGCCTTCTGATTTGTTTCTGAACGGTAAACATGAGAGTGCTGTGAGAACCAATGACGAACAAGAAGGAAGAATTGGTGACAGCTATTACCATTTGGAAAGACAAAGGAAGTTTAGGCTGAAAGGTTCAAGGCAAACACGAGTATCTGCTGATTCAAGAGGTATTGGTGCTTACCATAAGCCAATAGATTTATCAGGTCCAGTAGCCAAAGAGTCTATGAATGATAAAGGTTATCTGGATGACTTAGAAGAGGATAATGTACTGGAGGTTTCAAAAGATCCGAGAACTGTCTGTCGGATTCCTTGGAATTGGTCTAGGATTCATCAAGGCAAAACATTTCTTGATAGATCTGGGAAAAGTTTATCTTGTGGGATGTCTGATTCTAGAATGAAGAGGCATAGTGGATCTGTTTCACAAATAGAAGGAAATGCTTCAAACCTGGCCACAGCATCTGATCATTTCACTTCATCATCAAGTCCAGAAATACCATTACTTTATGGTGCACAGGAATCACAAGGTAGTGGTTCTAATCATTTTGTGCCTAAAGATTATTCAGGAGAGCTAGAATTTTTTTCTAATCATTGTTCTAGAGATGATGAGGAATGTAACCTTGTATCTACAGCAAGATCCTGTCAGCAGAGATCTCGACGCTGTGGGCATGGAAGACACAGAAGTTTGTTGCAGAAATACATGCCAAAAACCTTCAGAGATTTTGTTGGACATAGTTTGGTTGTCCAAGCTCTTTCTAGTTCTATTTTGAGAGGGAAAATTGGGCCGGTTTATGTCTTTTATGGTCCTCGTGGGTCAGGGAAAACATCTTGTGCACGAGTATTTGCTAAAGCTTTGAACTGCCGCTCTCTGGAGCACCCCAAGCCTTGTGATGCCTGTAGCTCTTGTATCTCATATAACCTAGGTAAAAGCAGAGATGTGCTGGAACTTGGACCCATCAGTAACTTCAATTTCAAAAGCATAAATGAGATCTTCAAGAACCTGATGCTCTCACCAAAATTATGCTCACACAGAGTTTTTATTATTGATGATTGCTATAGATCACTGTCTAAGTTATGGAGTGTCTTATCAAAGGTCATTGATCAAGCACCACGACATGTGGTTTTTGTCCTTATCTGTTCCAATCTTCATTGCATACCTCATATTATCCTATCCAGGTGTCAGAAGTTCTTCTTTCCAAAATTGAAAGACTCTGATATCATGTCTACTTTGGAATGGATTGCAACAAGTGAAGGATTAGAAATTGATAAGGATGCTCTGAAACTTATAGCATCACAATCAAATGGTTCATTGAGAGATGCCGAGATGACTCTTGATCAACTAAGCTTGCTTGGGAAAAAAATTTCTCTTCCACTTGTTCAGGAGTTAGTAAGTTTTCCATCATTCTtccctctttctttttcttggcatTGCAATTTAGACTTGAGAAATTTGCATTGAAGATGCACATACAGACCATATGAGATATTCAGAGATCATATGGGTAATGGTCTGCATGTGCATTTTGAATGTTTTAGAGCATCACATTTTGTGATATTTACAATAGAGAATAGAATTTCATGTGGAGCTATATGATTCTCTTGGACAAAAACAAATGTCAAtacatgatatatattttttgtttatCTATAAAATTGGAAAAAATTGTGAGA
This region of Zingiber officinale cultivar Zhangliang chromosome 9A, Zo_v1.1, whole genome shotgun sequence genomic DNA includes:
- the LOC122020174 gene encoding probable CCR4-associated factor 1 homolog 7 isoform X2; this encodes MVRFEVNPPIRDFIPIDAGAMSAILPKTETVQIREVWADNLEAEFALIREVVDDFPYVAMDTEFPGIVCRPLGTFRSSADFNYATLKANVDVLKLIQLGLTFSDERGNLPTCGSSRGCVWQFNFREFDLQCDVFSTDSIELLRQSGIDFERNSEEGIDAQRFGELLMSSGIVLNDSVHWVTFHSGYDFGYLLKVLTCQHLPDTQVGFFNLIRIYFPTVYDVKHLMKFCNSLHGGLNKLAELLELERVGICHQAGSDSLLTSCAFRKLKESFFSGSTERWCDA
- the LOC122020174 gene encoding probable CCR4-associated factor 1 homolog 7 isoform X1; translation: MVRFEVNPPIRDFIPIDAGAMSAILPKTETVQIREVWADNLEAEFALIREVVDDFPYVAMDTEFPGIVCRPLGTFRSSADFNYATLKANVDVLKLIQLGLTFSDERGNLPTCGSSRGCVWQFNFREFDLQCDVFSTDSIELLRQSGIDFERNSEEGIDAQRFGELLMSSGIVLNDSVHWVTFHSGYDFGYLLKVLTCQHLPDTQVGFFNLIRIYFPTVYDVKHLMKFCNSLHGGLNKLAELLELERVGICHQAGSDSLLTSCAFRKLKESFFSGSTERYAGVLYGLGPENGQTAH
- the LOC122021379 gene encoding protein STICHEL-like 3: MHLTNCIHLQSHMHHGTPYFPERSLKRDLLMLQKSKYLKDPSTRPASRSPYFVANFAREAAKGGSKNGRRKSIGANRVREVGQSFKMSPLFGCIATAKVAADEAANEYDFEQRDRITKTSKEEDMTRSWESDISSGNQVSLWGMPHKDVELVNRELNKQTKDQILHPKVLLENLEEVSYLAGNFCRKPSDLFLNGKHESAVRTNDEQEGRIGDSYYHLERQRKFRLKGSRQTRVSADSRGIGAYHKPIDLSGPVAKESMNDKGYLDDLEEDNVLEVSKDPRTVCRIPWNWSRIHQGKTFLDRSGKSLSCGMSDSRMKRHSGSVSQIEGNASNLATASDHFTSSSSPEIPLLYGAQESQGSGSNHFVPKDYSGELEFFSNHCSRDDEECNLVSTARSCQQRSRRCGHGRHRSLLQKYMPKTFRDFVGHSLVVQALSSSILRGKIGPVYVFYGPRGSGKTSCARVFAKALNCRSLEHPKPCDACSSCISYNLGKSRDVLELGPISNFNFKSINEIFKNLMLSPKLCSHRVFIIDDCYRSLSKLWSVLSKVIDQAPRHVVFVLICSNLHCIPHIILSRCQKFFFPKLKDSDIMSTLEWIATSEGLEIDKDALKLIASQSNGSLRDAEMTLDQLSLLGKKISLPLVQELVGLVTDDKLLDLLDMALSADTVNTVKSLRELSESGVDPVMLMSQLATIITDILAGSHVFTQEKLRGNFFCRLTLSKEDIERLRQALRKLSEAEKQLRVSNDKLTWLTAALLQIAPEQQYLLPSSSGRSSSGDQVIMRDKPRSSTNKQDEMQSGHRSFAEGAVQEHYNSKGVGDRSCSVTVANGALRGQQTESDFICSDEATGKSIMHSGKKHGDTEKIWKEVLEHISSDALRQFLYDEGNLNSVSLGAAPTVQLIFSSRTNKSRAEKFEGYILQAFESVLGSPVTLEMSSKSSFNATSNQAACFCSFDSASSKAIKKPHSMKKQNSLYSVSDDLKGKFTEANVLRKIGSNRPRWLGAGPHIMKEGEIIEAGSPEQRNKSLGMQKIVCAREEASTSQHHANLSSSSEWKEIEQKQIKSLVRGKVSLAHVLQQAEDCSHQGRRSRCKAMSIAKKLEQENL